The following proteins are co-located in the Microbulbifer sp. VAAF005 genome:
- a CDS encoding DnaJ domain-containing protein, with protein sequence MARLILLILIAIGAWYLWQKIKSSSPQERRKQIFMACIAGVAAIVVVLAITGRLHWVGAALVLILPVLGRLLSQLSRYLPWLMPLFEKYSNRRPNPGATQHPPPHNSEGPPLSEHEARRILGVDADAGRDEIISAHRKLIQKLHPDRGGNDYLASRINAAKELLLSILG encoded by the coding sequence TTGGCGCGCTTAATCTTACTGATTTTAATCGCCATCGGTGCCTGGTATCTCTGGCAAAAAATCAAATCTAGCTCACCGCAGGAGCGGCGCAAGCAGATTTTTATGGCCTGTATCGCCGGCGTCGCCGCAATAGTGGTTGTGCTGGCTATCACCGGGCGCCTGCATTGGGTAGGAGCAGCGCTCGTGCTCATTCTTCCTGTGTTGGGCCGTTTACTCAGTCAGCTCTCCCGTTATTTACCTTGGTTGATGCCACTGTTTGAAAAATATTCAAACAGGCGCCCAAATCCAGGGGCCACTCAACATCCGCCGCCACACAACTCCGAGGGCCCGCCACTCTCGGAACACGAAGCGCGCCGAATCCTTGGCGTTGATGCCGATGCTGGCAGAGATGAAATCATTAGTGCACACCGCAAATTAATCCAAAAACTCCACCCAGATCGCGGCGGCAACGATTACCTGGCATCGCGTATCAACGCCGCCAAGGAGTTACTACTAAGCATTCTGGGTTAA
- a CDS encoding IS4 family transposase yields MDEIKNQVMGDTRLNKRLSNILSNLSSDPKNSIPCANKTWAETFAAYRFIENDKVNFDSIMSGHKSATLERIKAQPVVLIPQDTTFLNFATDLESKEMGTLRRKETNQQLLHTSIAITPSRVNLGVVEGSMWQRDKESSSNSRYTKSIKNKESRRWLDHYETACQIQERCPESTIVSIADREGDIHEWFQLAEDQSEQRRASYIVRAKANRTLELDGEETVLLWDHMNEQKSVGLYTVDIPKRNGESGRKAKVSVSTTEIRLLGKGKSKRPLSLYAVLAKELNPPEGEKGIEWMLLTDLPVEDFKQARVIIEWYRSRWEIETYFRVVKGGCQIESNRFRTEQRMLNCIAIYMIIGWRLHSITTHARRVPDAPCTSAYSEKEWRMIWMMRDKTTPPNEPPSMREITRMLAGLGGFLGRKGDGEPGVKTVWQGYTKLLHYIEAAETLNGLK; encoded by the coding sequence ATGGACGAAATAAAAAATCAGGTTATGGGTGATACACGCTTGAATAAGCGCCTGTCTAATATTCTCAGTAATTTAAGTTCCGACCCAAAGAATAGTATTCCCTGCGCAAACAAAACTTGGGCAGAAACGTTTGCGGCTTATCGCTTTATCGAAAATGATAAAGTCAATTTTGATTCTATTATGAGCGGCCATAAATCGGCAACTCTTGAGAGAATCAAGGCGCAGCCCGTTGTTCTTATCCCTCAAGATACCACCTTTCTAAATTTTGCCACTGACTTAGAAAGTAAAGAGATGGGAACACTTAGGCGGAAAGAGACCAATCAGCAACTCTTGCACACCTCCATCGCTATAACGCCATCAAGAGTTAACTTGGGTGTTGTTGAGGGTAGTATGTGGCAGAGAGACAAGGAATCAAGCTCTAATTCCCGTTATACCAAGTCGATAAAGAATAAGGAGAGTCGACGCTGGCTAGACCATTACGAAACGGCTTGTCAGATACAGGAGCGCTGCCCTGAAAGTACAATTGTGAGTATTGCTGATAGAGAGGGTGATATTCATGAGTGGTTTCAACTGGCTGAAGATCAAAGTGAACAGCGGCGGGCGAGCTATATCGTTCGAGCTAAGGCCAATCGCACTTTAGAGCTCGATGGAGAAGAAACGGTTTTGCTTTGGGATCATATGAATGAGCAGAAATCTGTTGGTCTATACACGGTAGATATTCCCAAACGGAATGGTGAATCTGGAAGAAAAGCCAAAGTCAGTGTATCCACTACTGAGATACGGCTACTTGGGAAAGGAAAATCTAAACGACCACTTTCTCTCTATGCTGTATTGGCTAAAGAATTAAACCCACCAGAGGGTGAAAAAGGCATTGAGTGGATGCTGTTAACTGATCTTCCAGTTGAAGACTTTAAGCAGGCAAGGGTCATCATTGAGTGGTATCGAAGCCGGTGGGAAATTGAAACCTATTTTCGGGTGGTGAAAGGCGGATGCCAGATAGAAAGTAACCGTTTTAGAACAGAGCAGCGCATGTTGAACTGCATTGCGATCTATATGATTATTGGATGGCGGCTACATTCGATAACTACGCATGCACGAAGAGTTCCTGACGCACCGTGTACAAGTGCCTACTCTGAAAAAGAATGGCGTATGATATGGATGATGCGAGATAAAACTACTCCACCAAATGAACCCCCAAGCATGAGGGAGATAACCCGTATGTTGGCAGGTTTAGGAGGTTTTTTGGGGCGTAAAGGGGATGGCGAGCCAGGAGTTAAAACCGTTTGGCAGGGATACACCAAGCTACTTCATTATATAGAGGCAGCAGAAACTCTAAATGGACTTAAATAA
- a CDS encoding sulfurtransferase, producing MESNNNPTLIEVADLVELKKTGEPVILDCRYSLADHDSGERDYRAGHIPGAHYACLHRDLSAPVQRYGGRHPMPSAAQFQDYARNLGVDSDTQVIVYDDNRLGFAARAWFLFFFFGHKKISILNGGLKAWLDAGEDLETSEPTLSKQGNFSAQPKENLLVHYETIKQNLDKAPWQLVDARDSQRFEGIEEPIDPIAGHIPTAINQPWQNITDKNNGKVKSIAELKSQFGNLADGKPLLNYCGSGVTACVNFYAQYLAGRHDSLLYPGSWSDWCAHQ from the coding sequence ATGGAGAGCAACAACAACCCTACCCTGATTGAAGTTGCGGATTTGGTAGAGCTCAAAAAGACCGGCGAACCCGTAATATTGGACTGCCGCTATAGCCTGGCGGATCACGATAGTGGTGAGCGGGACTATCGGGCTGGCCATATTCCCGGCGCCCATTACGCCTGCCTGCACCGTGACCTCTCTGCCCCAGTGCAACGCTACGGCGGCCGCCACCCAATGCCGAGCGCTGCACAGTTCCAGGACTACGCTCGCAATCTGGGAGTCGATAGTGACACACAGGTAATCGTCTACGACGACAACCGCCTGGGTTTCGCTGCCCGTGCCTGGTTCCTGTTTTTCTTCTTTGGCCACAAGAAAATCAGCATTCTGAATGGCGGTCTAAAAGCCTGGCTCGATGCAGGGGAGGATTTGGAGACAAGCGAGCCCACTCTATCCAAGCAAGGAAACTTCAGCGCACAACCAAAAGAAAATCTTTTGGTTCATTACGAGACTATCAAACAAAACCTGGATAAAGCACCCTGGCAGTTAGTAGACGCCCGGGACAGTCAGCGCTTTGAAGGAATTGAAGAGCCTATCGACCCGATTGCCGGACATATACCCACCGCCATCAACCAGCCCTGGCAAAACATTACTGACAAAAACAATGGCAAAGTGAAATCTATTGCCGAACTTAAATCACAGTTTGGCAACTTGGCAGATGGTAAACCACTTCTCAACTACTGCGGCTCCGGGGTTACTGCCTGCGTTAATTTCTATGCACAATATTTAGCTGGTCGCCACGACTCCTTACTCTATCCCGGAAGTTGGAGTGATTGGTGCGCACATCAGTAA
- a CDS encoding methyltransferase, with translation MGDSLHKDRNFDDLAHRFRNRIYGGLKGDIRLAVLNRDLAPLLGSEQRILKIVDAGGGQGHFAMDLAEAGHEVFLADISAQMLELADAEIRQRHLQKQMTLLHKPLQELPQIEALKDTDLVICHAVLEWLEQPQQALQQLRSLLKPGGHLSLTFYNRRALEFRLLQRGSFRQLDRNIEGDNWGGHPGSLTPQNPLLPEWVEDWLTEAGFSVVCHSGIRCFHDFMTPSIREKLPASAIVEKELEYSQVDPYRQLARYIHLLCKV, from the coding sequence ATGGGTGACAGCCTGCATAAAGATCGTAACTTTGACGATCTCGCTCACCGTTTTCGCAACCGTATCTATGGCGGCCTTAAAGGGGATATCCGCCTGGCAGTGCTGAACCGGGATTTGGCGCCGCTGTTGGGGAGCGAGCAGCGCATTCTAAAAATCGTTGACGCTGGGGGTGGCCAGGGCCACTTTGCCATGGATCTGGCTGAGGCTGGGCACGAGGTTTTTCTCGCAGATATTTCTGCGCAGATGCTTGAACTCGCAGATGCGGAAATTCGCCAGCGCCATCTGCAAAAGCAAATGACCTTGCTGCATAAACCCCTACAAGAACTGCCGCAAATAGAAGCGTTAAAGGACACAGACCTGGTAATTTGCCACGCTGTGCTGGAATGGTTGGAACAGCCGCAACAGGCATTGCAGCAGCTGCGCAGCCTGTTAAAGCCTGGAGGGCATCTTTCGCTCACTTTCTACAATCGGCGTGCCCTTGAGTTCCGTCTATTACAGCGGGGCAGCTTTCGCCAGTTGGACCGCAATATTGAAGGGGATAACTGGGGTGGCCACCCTGGCAGCCTCACACCACAGAATCCACTTTTGCCGGAATGGGTGGAAGACTGGTTGACCGAAGCGGGCTTTTCTGTGGTTTGCCACAGCGGTATCCGCTGTTTCCACGATTTTATGACGCCATCAATCCGGGAAAAGTTGCCCGCGTCGGCCATTGTGGAAAAGGAGCTTGAATACTCCCAGGTGGACCCCTATCGGCAGTTGGCCAGGTATATCCACCTGCTTTGTAAGGTTTAA
- a CDS encoding nucleotide pyrophosphohydrolase: MKDREILAAFDEVAEMRGWQSLHTPKNLAMALSVEVAELGRHFQWCSDKDIQNLMAGDKADQVAAELADIQMYLSKLAAVLGVDMEEALQRKFAENRRRCNEALQGEGSDG, from the coding sequence ATGAAAGACCGTGAAATCCTGGCGGCTTTTGATGAAGTCGCTGAAATGCGCGGCTGGCAGTCACTGCATACCCCAAAAAACCTGGCCATGGCGCTATCTGTGGAAGTTGCAGAGTTAGGGCGACACTTTCAATGGTGCAGTGATAAAGATATCCAGAATCTGATGGCAGGCGACAAGGCCGATCAAGTTGCCGCTGAACTGGCGGATATTCAGATGTACTTGAGCAAACTTGCCGCTGTACTGGGGGTTGATATGGAAGAGGCGCTACAGCGCAAATTCGCCGAGAACCGCCGTCGATGCAATGAGGCTTTGCAAGGTGAGGGCTCCGATGGGTGA
- a CDS encoding PDZ domain-containing protein: MISSPTKWEYKKETQKVTGDIDNSNASIIVNVAKNSPADSIGLKKGDFILSFNGEPLIAQDEIDLTYGRGTVNYRFYSRGDHTILNVKASPVPLGVITEPSSNYILKELKTGSFPGWEGFRLLWKRRDWERLLEASEATYSDTSISRIIRKAFKNFGKNAGMLYKGASLFETNREEEGIHLISDFIDNQLSSYETFEHAIAYFYASKWCELMGDKEGIEHWLLASDRSNAGEFERISQETYLKGFDPAPKRYKWINKEFPSSYILENIGSGGTTSLTGSLARLDASQLLPVCVMPFYRGNGPYNDALGCYGSMFEYISDKIAPMHVILDSPKKEEGEEWRYENEEKLINNGVPFELLHDPESSISKSLDLEYSPVFYLLNQKGFIVYEGALRKAYDYWDTLVAHAESNVTNGEPSV, encoded by the coding sequence TTGATTAGTTCACCCACAAAATGGGAATACAAAAAAGAAACCCAAAAAGTCACAGGCGACATTGACAACTCAAACGCTAGCATTATTGTCAATGTAGCAAAAAATTCCCCTGCAGATAGTATTGGATTAAAGAAGGGTGACTTTATCCTCAGCTTCAATGGGGAACCATTGATAGCTCAAGATGAAATTGACTTAACCTACGGTAGAGGAACTGTGAATTACCGCTTTTATTCACGCGGTGATCACACAATATTAAATGTCAAAGCATCCCCAGTCCCTCTCGGGGTTATTACTGAGCCGAGTTCAAATTATATCCTAAAGGAGTTAAAGACTGGCAGCTTCCCTGGCTGGGAGGGATTTCGCTTGCTATGGAAACGCAGAGATTGGGAGAGACTGCTTGAAGCAAGCGAGGCCACATATTCAGACACAAGTATTAGCCGAATAATTAGAAAAGCATTTAAGAATTTCGGGAAAAATGCTGGGATGCTTTATAAAGGTGCATCACTTTTTGAAACAAACAGGGAAGAAGAAGGTATCCATCTAATTTCTGACTTTATCGACAATCAATTATCAAGCTATGAAACATTTGAGCATGCCATAGCCTATTTTTATGCCTCTAAGTGGTGTGAACTTATGGGGGATAAGGAAGGCATTGAACATTGGCTGTTAGCCTCAGATAGAAGCAATGCTGGTGAGTTTGAGAGAATCTCTCAAGAGACTTACCTGAAAGGATTTGATCCAGCTCCCAAGAGGTATAAATGGATAAATAAAGAATTTCCGAGCAGCTATATTCTTGAAAATATAGGTAGCGGGGGTACCACCTCTCTTACTGGGTCATTGGCGAGACTAGATGCCAGTCAACTTTTACCCGTTTGCGTGATGCCATTCTATCGAGGTAATGGACCTTACAATGATGCACTAGGCTGTTATGGAAGTATGTTTGAATATATTTCCGATAAAATTGCTCCTATGCACGTTATTTTGGATTCTCCTAAAAAAGAAGAAGGAGAAGAATGGCGCTACGAAAATGAGGAAAAACTCATCAATAATGGCGTTCCTTTTGAACTGCTACATGATCCAGAAAGTTCGATTTCTAAATCCCTAGATCTTGAGTATTCACCAGTATTTTACCTTCTAAACCAGAAAGGATTTATTGTTTATGAGGGCGCGCTCAGGAAGGCCTATGACTATTGGGACACACTAGTGGCCCATGCGGAAAGTAATGTAACTAATGGCGAGCCGTCCGTGTAA
- a CDS encoding insulinase family protein, producing the protein MSNSHPAFELVTSADIDSLGVRVEEYRHITTGAQHLHIAADNSENVFLVALRTVPEDSTGVAHILEHTALCGSDKYPVRDPFFMMIRRSLNTFMNAFTSSDWTAYPFASQNRKDFDNLLDVYLDAVFFARLDPLDFAQEGHRLEFAEADNASSELVYKGVVFNEMKGAMSSVTSQLWHTLSKYLFPTTTYHYNSGGEPTDIPKLSYEQLVAFYRSHYHPSNATFMTFGDIPAAEHQAAFEEKALHKFEKLDKTISVGREDRYQAPLKVEEHYPLNGEPLKAKTHIVLSWLLGDVTDLEEALTAHLLAGVLLDNSASPLMKLLETTDLGTSPSPLVGLDDSQRELVFVCGIEGSERESADELEQQVLDVLRDVAENGIPYEQVEASLHQLELQQREIGGDGYPFGLQLILTALTGATHRGDAIGLLNIDATLERLREQIKDPKFIANKARELLLENQHRVRMVLSPDEQLAARREQAEKDQLAEIKAALSEKEKAQIVETAKALADRQNREDDASILPKVGVEDIPAELPDVEGEAIDLGPQKLTRYSAGTNGLVYQQMVCALPEFTETEKQLLPYYCQVLSEVGLGEKDYLEVQQWQTSVVGALHGFTSSRTAIDNLDHLSGHFILSGKALARNQGGLTELMQATMEQVRFDEHARIKELLLQTLARREQGVVGNGHALAMAAASAGYNRAAWESHASGGLLGLRNLRALVAGLEKEEGLQDLSTQFQAIHQKILAAPRQFLLVGEEEKIGDFSQTLMPLTSTSSIAAANPAAPFERKQIEELWVANSQVNFCAKAYATVPMSHPDAAPLSVLSGFLRNGFLHRTIREQGGAYGGGAGHDSNIGVFRFYSYRDPRMGETLEDFDASLKWLAEEKHKEEQVEEAILGVVGGLDKPGSPAGEAKKNFHSGLYGRTHETRQQFRKQVTKVTLEDLQRVGATYLDPSKASTAIVTGPQGSEAAAKLNLKEEKL; encoded by the coding sequence TTGAGCAACTCACATCCTGCATTTGAACTGGTTACCAGCGCAGATATTGATTCTCTCGGCGTGCGCGTCGAGGAATACCGACACATTACGACCGGTGCCCAGCACCTGCACATCGCCGCAGACAACTCGGAAAATGTTTTCCTTGTCGCCCTGCGCACCGTGCCCGAAGACTCCACCGGTGTCGCCCATATTCTTGAACACACAGCCCTGTGCGGCAGTGACAAGTACCCGGTGCGCGATCCTTTCTTTATGATGATCCGGCGCTCACTCAATACCTTTATGAACGCCTTCACCAGTTCAGATTGGACCGCCTACCCGTTTGCCAGCCAGAACCGAAAGGATTTTGACAACCTTCTCGACGTCTACCTGGATGCGGTATTTTTTGCGCGCCTGGACCCGCTGGACTTTGCCCAGGAAGGCCATCGCCTGGAATTTGCCGAAGCGGATAATGCGAGCAGCGAGCTCGTCTACAAAGGTGTCGTGTTCAATGAGATGAAAGGCGCCATGAGCTCCGTCACCTCGCAGCTGTGGCACACCCTGAGCAAATATCTGTTCCCCACCACCACCTATCACTACAACTCCGGTGGCGAACCTACTGATATTCCAAAGCTGAGTTACGAGCAGCTGGTTGCCTTCTACCGCAGCCACTACCACCCCAGCAACGCCACCTTTATGACTTTCGGTGATATTCCCGCAGCGGAACACCAGGCCGCATTTGAAGAAAAAGCGCTGCACAAGTTCGAGAAACTCGACAAGACCATTTCCGTTGGGCGCGAAGACCGCTACCAGGCGCCGCTGAAAGTCGAAGAGCACTACCCGTTAAATGGCGAGCCTCTGAAGGCCAAGACCCATATCGTATTGAGCTGGCTACTGGGTGATGTCACCGATCTTGAAGAGGCCCTGACCGCACACCTGCTCGCCGGCGTACTGCTGGATAACAGCGCTTCACCGCTAATGAAGCTGCTGGAAACCACCGACCTGGGCACTTCCCCTTCTCCGCTGGTTGGCCTGGACGATTCCCAACGCGAACTGGTGTTTGTCTGTGGCATTGAGGGTAGCGAACGCGAAAGTGCCGACGAGCTTGAGCAACAGGTTCTCGACGTGCTGAGGGACGTGGCGGAAAATGGCATCCCCTACGAACAGGTAGAAGCCAGCTTGCACCAGCTGGAATTGCAACAGCGGGAGATTGGTGGCGACGGCTACCCCTTCGGCTTGCAATTGATTCTCACCGCATTGACCGGCGCCACTCACCGTGGCGATGCCATTGGCCTGCTGAATATCGATGCCACCCTGGAGCGACTGCGCGAGCAGATCAAAGATCCGAAGTTTATCGCCAATAAAGCCCGTGAACTTCTGCTGGAGAACCAGCACCGCGTACGTATGGTACTGAGTCCCGATGAGCAGCTGGCTGCGCGCCGCGAGCAGGCGGAGAAAGACCAGCTGGCGGAAATCAAAGCCGCTCTCAGCGAAAAAGAAAAAGCACAGATTGTCGAAACCGCCAAAGCCCTGGCCGATCGACAAAACCGCGAGGACGACGCTTCTATCCTGCCCAAGGTCGGCGTGGAAGATATTCCCGCAGAGCTTCCGGATGTCGAAGGCGAAGCAATAGACTTGGGCCCCCAGAAGTTGACCCGCTATAGCGCGGGCACCAACGGCCTGGTTTACCAACAAATGGTCTGCGCGCTACCGGAATTCACCGAAACCGAAAAACAACTGCTGCCCTACTACTGCCAGGTACTGAGCGAAGTTGGCCTGGGTGAAAAAGACTACCTGGAAGTCCAGCAGTGGCAGACCAGCGTGGTTGGCGCCCTGCACGGTTTCACCAGCAGCCGTACTGCCATCGACAACCTGGATCACTTGTCCGGCCACTTTATCCTGTCCGGTAAAGCGCTGGCTCGCAATCAGGGCGGCCTGACTGAACTGATGCAAGCCACTATGGAGCAGGTGCGTTTTGACGAGCACGCCCGCATTAAGGAATTGCTACTGCAAACTCTCGCCCGCCGCGAACAGGGTGTTGTCGGCAACGGCCACGCCCTCGCCATGGCTGCCGCCAGTGCCGGCTACAACCGCGCCGCCTGGGAGAGCCATGCCAGCGGTGGTCTGCTGGGATTGCGCAACCTGCGAGCCCTGGTTGCCGGACTGGAAAAAGAAGAAGGCCTGCAAGACCTTTCCACCCAATTCCAGGCTATCCACCAGAAAATCCTCGCAGCACCGCGCCAGTTCCTGCTGGTGGGTGAAGAAGAGAAAATTGGCGATTTCAGTCAGACACTGATGCCACTGACCTCGACTTCCAGCATCGCCGCAGCCAACCCCGCTGCACCTTTCGAACGCAAACAAATCGAGGAACTCTGGGTTGCCAACAGCCAGGTGAACTTCTGTGCCAAGGCCTACGCCACTGTGCCTATGTCCCACCCGGATGCGGCACCACTGTCGGTTTTGAGCGGCTTCCTGCGCAACGGCTTCCTGCATCGCACCATCCGCGAACAGGGCGGCGCCTACGGCGGCGGAGCCGGCCACGACAGCAATATTGGCGTATTCCGCTTCTACTCCTACCGCGATCCGCGTATGGGTGAAACCCTGGAGGACTTCGACGCATCCCTTAAGTGGTTGGCCGAAGAGAAGCACAAGGAAGAACAGGTTGAGGAAGCGATCCTCGGCGTCGTCGGCGGTCTGGATAAACCCGGCTCCCCCGCTGGTGAAGCCAAGAAGAACTTCCACTCGGGCCTTTACGGTCGCACCCACGAGACGCGCCAACAATTCCGCAAGCAGGTTACGAAAGTTACCCTGGAAGACCTGCAACGCGTCGGTGCCACCTATCTGGACCCGAGCAAGGCCAGTACCGCCATTGTTACCGGTCCCCAAGGTAGCGAAGCGGCAGCCAAACTCAACCTGAAGGAAGAGAAGCTCTAA
- the msrA gene encoding peptide-methionine (S)-S-oxide reductase MsrA, with amino-acid sequence MQYDKFQIPDADQVLPGRPQPMEISGTHFVNGNTIKEPFPEHLEVAIFGMGCFWGAEHVFWDTDGVFATAVGYTDGATENPNYDEVCTGRTGHAEVVKVIFDPKKVSYAELLRIFWDHHDPTQGMRQGNDIGSQYRSCVFCLNEGQKQEAEASRAAVQEALDAKDRGSITTEISMAQPFYYAEEYHQQYMAKNEDAVCPILRNPMHD; translated from the coding sequence ATGCAATACGACAAATTTCAGATACCCGATGCGGACCAGGTGCTGCCCGGCCGGCCCCAGCCGATGGAGATCAGTGGCACCCACTTTGTAAATGGCAACACCATTAAAGAGCCATTCCCTGAGCACCTGGAAGTCGCCATTTTTGGTATGGGATGCTTCTGGGGCGCAGAGCATGTGTTCTGGGATACGGATGGTGTGTTTGCCACTGCCGTTGGCTACACCGATGGCGCTACTGAAAACCCGAACTACGATGAAGTCTGCACCGGCCGTACCGGGCACGCAGAGGTGGTGAAAGTGATCTTTGATCCCAAAAAGGTGAGCTATGCAGAACTCCTACGGATCTTTTGGGATCACCATGACCCAACCCAGGGTATGCGCCAGGGTAACGATATCGGTTCCCAGTACCGTTCCTGTGTTTTCTGCTTGAACGAAGGTCAGAAACAGGAGGCGGAAGCGAGCAGGGCAGCTGTGCAGGAAGCGCTGGATGCCAAAGATCGTGGATCAATCACTACCGAAATCAGCATGGCTCAACCGTTCTACTATGCCGAGGAATACCACCAGCAGTATATGGCTAAGAATGAAGACGCTGTTTGCCCAATTCTTCGCAACCCAATGCACGACTAA
- a CDS encoding DUF599 domain-containing protein, with protein MSWLDIASVIGFFITWVGYTVFARKKAKETWCLTSSLQWYRVEWMMRMLDRDMRMADTAILSNLERVIGFFASTSILILAGLVTALTANKAAIEVLTSLPFAEPTTVEQFELKVMLLILIFIFAFFNFTWSLRQYSFANVLIGAAPPPETGDLSEEERRRFAISTAKVIDHAGHSYNYGLRSYYFSMSVLGWFIHPILFVAGYLFVVCVLYRREFLSRALNSILAAREGGLERQQRKKFDERP; from the coding sequence TTGTCCTGGTTGGATATTGCCAGTGTCATTGGCTTTTTTATCACATGGGTGGGTTACACCGTTTTTGCGCGAAAAAAAGCCAAGGAAACCTGGTGCCTTACTTCATCGCTTCAGTGGTACCGCGTTGAGTGGATGATGCGTATGCTCGATAGGGATATGCGCATGGCTGATACCGCTATTCTCAGTAACCTGGAGCGGGTCATTGGTTTTTTTGCCTCCACCAGTATTCTTATCCTGGCGGGTTTAGTCACGGCATTGACGGCGAACAAGGCCGCCATCGAAGTGCTCACCAGTTTGCCTTTTGCGGAGCCCACCACCGTTGAGCAGTTTGAGCTCAAGGTGATGTTGTTGATTCTGATTTTTATCTTCGCCTTTTTCAATTTTACCTGGTCACTGCGCCAGTACTCCTTCGCCAATGTACTCATTGGTGCAGCACCGCCGCCGGAAACCGGTGATCTATCTGAGGAAGAGCGACGCCGATTTGCCATCAGTACTGCCAAGGTGATCGACCATGCGGGCCACAGTTACAACTACGGTCTGCGCTCTTATTATTTCTCAATGTCAGTGCTGGGCTGGTTTATCCACCCAATCCTGTTTGTTGCCGGCTATCTGTTTGTTGTCTGTGTTTTATACAGGCGTGAGTTTCTGTCCCGCGCACTGAATTCAATTTTGGCTGCCCGGGAGGGCGGGCTGGAGCGCCAGCAGAGGAAAAAATTTGATGAAAGACCGTGA
- a CDS encoding PQQ-dependent sugar dehydrogenase: MPHDIEMDPKGRILVAETNQIRRLELVDDQIVSDEVIIGNLPHKDSLHPLSNFVQLPDNSLLINFGSRTDQCERHITDGKCNELDENGLWQYSYKNSTDSYSATGRQIANGLRNSMALVAHSSGVILQAENSSDVKDADEPYEEINIIREDGFYGWPYCLNEMFDQGKIKNGCHVKNYHPPYTLLPPHVAPLDMLYSQSSKIPALNNRLLMSWHGYRVVGNRLVAYDINHNGLPVLTDKAWFNRDPIAPSTEWTRHPFAPQGGMSKQAQHIEIITNWNQVDNLRPEGAPVGLVMLMDETLLIVDDKNKAILRLAAGESYISEEPITGDDNIEAEAMATILDKHPNLKTTLIEHCASCHEDIAKSPEKLLNNTSGWLKSTDGVMNIELALFNPVRPMPPSSTLSKEQKQQLINSIKSIFE; encoded by the coding sequence ATGCCTCACGATATTGAGATGGACCCCAAGGGACGTATTTTAGTAGCAGAGACTAATCAGATTCGTCGGCTAGAGTTAGTAGACGACCAAATTGTTTCTGATGAGGTAATAATTGGAAATTTACCTCACAAGGATTCGCTGCATCCTTTAAGTAATTTCGTTCAACTACCTGACAACTCACTGTTAATTAACTTTGGCTCAAGAACTGACCAGTGTGAGCGTCATATAACGGATGGTAAGTGTAATGAGCTAGACGAGAACGGACTCTGGCAATACAGCTATAAAAATTCTACCGATAGCTACTCCGCAACAGGAAGACAAATTGCAAATGGGTTAAGGAACTCAATGGCCCTGGTGGCCCACTCTTCCGGGGTAATACTACAGGCAGAAAATAGCAGTGATGTGAAGGATGCTGATGAACCCTATGAGGAAATCAATATAATCAGGGAAGATGGATTTTATGGCTGGCCCTACTGCCTGAATGAAATGTTTGATCAAGGCAAAATCAAAAATGGTTGCCATGTCAAGAACTACCACCCTCCCTATACACTTCTGCCTCCCCATGTCGCCCCACTAGATATGCTATATAGCCAATCCAGTAAAATACCAGCGCTAAATAATAGACTTTTAATGAGCTGGCATGGGTACCGTGTGGTAGGTAATCGGTTGGTTGCCTATGATATCAATCATAATGGGCTACCCGTTTTAACCGACAAAGCATGGTTTAACCGTGATCCTATCGCGCCAAGCACAGAGTGGACACGCCATCCATTTGCCCCCCAGGGGGGAATGTCAAAACAAGCTCAACACATCGAAATTATCACTAACTGGAATCAGGTAGATAACCTTCGCCCCGAAGGCGCACCGGTGGGCTTAGTTATGCTTATGGATGAAACATTATTAATCGTCGATGACAAAAATAAAGCTATTTTAAGGCTTGCTGCTGGAGAGTCATATATAAGTGAAGAGCCTATTACTGGCGACGATAACATTGAAGCTGAAGCTATGGCCACAATTTTGGACAAGCACCCGAACCTTAAAACTACCCTAATTGAACACTGCGCCTCATGCCATGAAGATATAGCTAAATCACCGGAAAAGCTGTTAAACAACACTAGCGGCTGGCTTAAGTCTACAGATGGAGTCATGAATATCGAACTAGCGCTATTCAACCCTGTTCGCCCAATGCCTCCATCATCTACATTGAGCAAAGAACAAAAACAACAATTGATCAATAGCATTAAGTCTATTTTTGAATAA